The sequence CTGTAGGGTGTGATTCCTTCTGTAGGGTCTGATTCCTTCTATAGGGTCTGATTCCTTCTGTAGGGTCTCATACCTTCTGTAGGGTCTGATTCCTTCTGTAGGGTCTCATACCTTCTGTAGGGTCTGATTCCTTCTGTAGGGTGTGATTCCTTCTGTAGGGTCTGATTCCTTCTGTAGGGTTTGATTCCTTCTGTAGGGTCTCATACCTTCTGTAGAGTCTGATTCCTTCTGTAGGGTGTGATTCCTTCTGTAGGGTGTGATTCCTTCTGTAGGGTCTGATACCTTCTGTAGGGTGTGATTCCTTCTGTAGGGTCCCATACCTTCTGTAGGGTCTGATTCCTTCTGTAGGTTGTGATTCCTTCTGTAGGGTGTGATTCCTTCTGTAGGGTCTGATTCCTTCTGTAGGGTGTGATTCCTTCTTTAGGGTCTGATTCCTTCTGTAGGGTCTCATACTTTCTGTAGGGTGTGATTCCTTCTGTAGGGTCTGATTCCTTCTATAGGGTCTGATTCCTTCTGTAGGGTCTCATACCTTCTGTAGGGTCTGATTCCTTCTGTAGGGTCTGATTTCGTCTGTAGGGTGTGATTCCTTCTGTCGGGTGTGATTCCTTCTGTAGGGTGTGATTCCTTCTGTAGGGTCTCATACCTTCTGTAGGTTCTGATTCCTTCTGTAGGGTGTGATTCCTTCTGTAGGGTGTGATTCCTTCTGTAGGGTGTGATCCTCCAGCAgctcttctgtcttcttctgaCAGCGTTTACATCGTCCTTGTCATCTAACATCATctgctctgtttgtttctgctttctCTCGGCTTCTTAGCCTGATTTAACCATTGATTCGCTGTTTCTAATCCTTccttttcctctcatctccatCACTCTCTTCTCTATTTTATCTACTGGTTTCTTTCGCTGTTGTTCATTGAGTTTTCCATCAaaactatatttatttttccattttttaaaaaatgttttgtggtgtttttatcaGTTTCAGGAATGCATTTGCCATCTCCAGTGAGATTACTCTCAGAAGATCccttattttctcatttattgtCTTGATCTTCAACAATATGTTTAAACAGTAGTTAACAATAGTTCATAGTCCTCCCCAGACTCAAAGATTTAAGTTCTACCACCCTAGAACGAAGGACTTCAGGTTCCTAATATTGTATCTTGGAAGGAGACAAATCAAACTGGGTACCTTTGACTTGAAGACACTCGTTCTTTTCTGGATCCGTCACTCTCCTGTTCAGCAGCAACTGGCCtctttgttcatttattcagaCGGAGGTCTTTATTCAGGACTTCTTGACTCCCCTGGTTTCAACCTGTCCAGAGGAGACATACTGGAATCCTCCTCAAAGGACCAAAACTGTCAGGAGAATTCTCCAGAggagtcctgacttctccaCATTAACATTCAGAGTCGTCTCTGTAGTCAGAGTAAAGTTCTACTGGCAGCAGGAATCAGCTGAACAGAGTCTGAACCAGTGACTGGAGGAGGAACAGTAGCTTCATACAGACACATAGAATACTAGATAATAACAGAATAAACATGAGCTGACGTCCTGGGATCTCTAGTTCTCTACAGGTGGGAGGACTGGTTTCTGATCCTGCAGACTGCTGGGTGAAATCAGATATAATCATTTCATAAAAACAACCCAGAACCAgctggactcacctggagaatttaaagctttatttacACCAACAGACATACAAACTGATCACTAACCAATCACTGATCAATATCAATAAACAGCTTCAGTCCAGTTCAGTCACtgtaatgacacacacacacacacacacacacacacacacacacacacacacacacacacacacacacacacacacacacacacacacacacacacacacactctctctctctctctctctctctctgaggtGATGCTGAGTCCTGATTGGTCCTCAGAGGGAGATCTTGGTGTTCCTGAAGCTCGAGTTGTCCCTGAAACAGAAAACGGAGAACGTTAGAATCCCAGGATCAATACTGATCAATACTGACCAATACTGGTCAATAATGATGAATAAAGCACTTCCAGAGCAGACTTCTGTGGTCTAACTCAGCAGTAAAATGCTTTCAGAATAACAGCAGCTGATCGCTGAGCTACTGATCAATACTGATCAATAAATCCCAGTGAAGGTTGGTTCAGTTCTCAGACAGTCAGAGGAAAAACTGGATTCTATATGAATAATGACAGACtagtttatatttattatactaTATACCAGTCATTCATCTGAAGGAcaaagtgtgtccaaacgtttgatTGGTAGATTAAATATCATCCACTCTGACCCGGTCACGTGACCGGCTCGGATCCGGTCATGTGATCAGCTTCAGTCAGATTCTATCAATGTGTCTCTTCTGTTCCACCTGAGGAACCAGAGATAAACAGATAACTGGTGTTCTCTGTGTGGTGAGGGAACCTCTACATCAGTAGAACTGCTGGTGTTTCATTTAGGATGGAAAATAACGGACCCACATTACTGCTGGAACACAGCACTGATCTTCTCCAGAGGTTCCGCAGAAAAGAACATCTGTGTCTTCTGAAGTTACAGTGATTTATGGAGAACCAACTGATCCCAGTAGAGACTGATGTTTCTGTACGGTTGCTCCAGTTGTAAAAGGAGCATCAAGAAAGGAACACAGAATCCACATATTCCATCGATCCAGAGTCCTTCTAGACTCACATGATGGACAGGACCAGGATTCAGCCCAGAACTGGACCCCCTACTGGACCTCAGACCACAGGATGAGGACCAGGATTCAGCCCAGACCTGGACCCCCTACTGGACCTCAGACCACAGGATGAGGACCAGGATTCAGCCCAGACCTGGACCCCCTACTGGACCTCAGACCACAGGATGAGGACCAGGATTCAGCCCAGACCTGGACTATAGACCATTAGACCCTCTACTGGACCTCATCTCAGACCACAGGGGGAACTAGAGGGTCTGCTTAGGGACTGGGAACTGGAGGAGAAGAGTGGACCTGCTGGGCTCCAGACTACAGGACAGGAACCTCTTGGAGAGCAGTGACTTCCACCATCTGTCCACCCTGATCAACTGGTTTCTCAACACTGGACTCTGGAATTCTAAAGCCAAAGGTTGACAACTAGagcagcaaaacagaaaaaccgGTCTCAGTATTCAGacagaaatgtacaaaaaccACATCATACGTTATCAGGACTCCATTTCCAACACCAGACCCAGAACTGTCCCAGTATATCCTCTGCTAATGAAGGAAAAACCAAGTCCCTGTTTAACAGCATCAGCAACCCCAGGACTCTCTCAGTCCTCACCTCTACTCAGCCTCCTGCTGTAACTCCATCATGTTCTAGATCACGACAGAACTCCAGACAATCCACCAGACCCTTGGTTCAGACCCTCACCTCAGCATCTCAGCAGACTTCCATCCGTCAtctttccatccatcctccttccatccatcatccgtcatccatcctccttccatccatccatccatccatccatccatccatcctccttccatccatccatcctccttccatccatcctcctccttccaGCTCCTTAGTCTGTCAGAAATCACAGAACTCATCCAGAAATCCAACCACCTGTCTACTGGACCTCCTAGCTACACACCGGGTCTAAACCTGCCTCCCCTCTCTGGTCCTCCTCATCTCTGCCACCATCCACTCCTCTGTTCCTACCTCCTCCAGAACTGCTGCCATCACCACAATCTGGAAAGACCTGGTGCAGACCCCTCCAACTTCAACAGCTACCGTCCTCTCTCCATCTACCCTTCACCTCCAAAACCCCGGAGAAAACAGCTGCCTCCCAGCTCCACTCTCACCCATCCCATAATAACCTGTATGAACACTTCCAGTGTGGTGGAGTATTTCTTGGTTGAAAGTGATTTGGTCACCTGACACTGGTGGCAGCTCTGGATACTCCTGATCCCAGAGGATGGAGATCATTGATTGATCCAAACCAGTCAAAAAGCTGATTTATTCAGCCGTCCATCCAGTTAGCCAGCTAGTCCATATGGAACAGGCCTGTGATGAATCTCTGGAGGTGGACCAAGTCTAAGCAGTGATGATGTTCTAGCTCATGTCTGTAGTTTCCTCATACATTTACTTACAATAAGTCACCAGACTTAGTACTTGGACACTTCAGATAAAAGTATTCTTTAAACGCAACATTTATGTACAGTGGATGTAAAAAGTCTACACACCCCGGTTCAAATGCCAGGTTTTTGTgatgtaaaaaaatgacaccaagataaataatttcacaactttttcCACCTTTAATGTGACCCATAACCTGTACATTAAATATCTGGGAAACATCAGACAGTCATCACTTTACCATCAGTTTACCAGTTCATCCAAGTATGTAAGACTGAGCCTATTTATTGTTATATTCAGTAGAGAGGGAGAAGTGGTGGTAGCAGTATTactattagtagtagtagtagtagtagcactactactagtagtagtagtagtagtattagtagcagtagtagtagtagtagcagtattagcattattattagtagtagtagtggtagtagtagtagtagcagtagcagcagcagtagtagtattagtagtattagtattagtagtagtagtagtagtagtagtagtagtagtagtagtagtagtagtagcagcagtagtggTAGCAGtggtagtattagtagtagtagtagtggtagtagtagtagtaatagtagtagtagtagtagtagtagtagtagtagtactagtagtagtagtagcactagtagtagtattagtagcagtagtagtagtagtagcagtattagcattattattattagtagtagtagtagtagtcgtagtagtagtggtagtagtagtagtagcagtagcagcaccagtagtagtagtagtagtagtagtagtagcagcagtagtagtattagtagtagtagtagtagcagcagtagtggTAGCAGtggtagtattagtagtagtggtggtagtagtagcattattattagtagtagtagtagtagtcgtagtagtagtggtagtagtagtagtagcagtagcagcagcagtagtagtattagtagtagtagtagtagtagtagtagtagcactagtagtagtagtagtagtattagtagcagtagtagtagtagtagcagtattagcattattattattagtagtagtagtagtcgtagtagtagtggtagtagtagtagtagtagcagtagcagcagcagtagtagtattagtagtataagtattagtagtagtagtagtagtagtagtagtagtagcagcagtagtggTAGCAGtggtagtattagtagtagtagtagtggtagtagtagtagtattagtagtagtagtagtactagtactactagtagtagtagtagcactagtagtagtagtagtagtagtagtagcagtattagcattattattagtagtagtagtagtggtagtagtagtagtagcagtagcagcaccagtagtagtagtagtagtagtagtagtggtagcagtggtagtattagtagtagtagtagtagtagcactagtagtagtactagtagtagtagtattagtagcagtagtagtagtagtagcagtattagcattattattattagtagtagtagtagtggtagtagcagcagcagtagtagtattagtagtattagtattagtagtagtagtagtagtagtagtagcagcagtagtggTAGCAGtggtagtattagtagtagtagtagtggtagtagtagtagtattagtagtagtagtagtagtagtagtactagtagtagtagtagtagcactagtagtagtagtagtagtagtagtagcagtattagcattattattagtagtagtagtagtcgtagtagtagtggtagtagtagtagtagcagtagcagcaccagtagtagtagtagtagtagtagtagtagcagcagtagtagtattagtagtagtagtagtagtagcagcagtagtggTAGCAGtggtagtattagtagtagtggtagtagtagtagtattagtattagtagtagtagcactagtagtagtagtagtagcactagtagtagtagtagtagtagcagtagtagtagtagtagcagtattagcattattattattagtagtagtagtagtagtagtcgtagtggtagtagtagcagtagcagtattagcattattattattagttgtagtagtagtagtcgtagtggtagtagtagtagtagcagtagcagcagcagtagtagtattagtagtagtagtagtagtagcactagtagtagtagtagtagtagtagcagcagtagtagtattagtagtagtagtagcagtagtagtggtagcagtagtagtagtagtagtagtagtagtagtagtagtagtagtggtagtagtagtggtagtagcaatagtagtagtagtagtattagtagtagtagtagtagtagtagcagcagtagtagtagtagtattagtactAGCGGTAGTAGCactagtaatagtagtagtagtagcagcagtagtagtagtggtagtagtagtagcagtattattattattattagtagtagtagtagtagtggtagtagcaCTAGTAGCGGttgtagtagtagcagtagtattattattattagtagtagtagtagtagtagtagtagcactAGTAGCAGttgtagtagtagcagtagtagcagtagtattagtagtagcagtagtagtattactagtagcagtagcagtagtagtagtacctgAGGCTGTCGTTGTGGGTCTTGTACTCCATGATGGTGTTGGCTGGAAGGTTCAGGACTCGTCTCAAAGTGTCTCTGATTCTGGATGTTGTTGTCTGATCATTGGAGGTTCTGTTCCAGATGGACAGGATGTCCTCCTGACAGACAGGtagatcatcagtattatgggatgtatcatggTGTGAACAGTTTGTGTATGACATACAGTTCTACAGCTCTATTTATCAGAAAGTTTTATCCAAAGACGTCCATGTGAGAGTAGATCCACCACATCAAGGATCTAATCAGAGAAGATAGAACAGGTTCTAGTGAGATAACAGGACTGTGGTGTCTACAGGAAGTACAGATGGAAGGGAAcgtcttatttatttatgtgttttcctttctgtataaTGGTGTTCAGTGAAGCTCTGGTTTTAGTCTTTCCTTAAAGactgaacagagtttggtagcTGGTTCCACCACTgaggaaccacagaggagaagagtccagcTGTTGTGGAGGTTGGATCAGGAACCTTTGGCTGGAGGCGGGAGTGTAGACCTGGATGGACCAGGAACCTGTGGTTGGAGGGAGTGGAGACCTGGATGGACCAGGAACTTTTGGttggagggagtgtagacctggaTGGACCAGGAACCTGTGGTTGGAGGGAGTAGAGACCTGGATGGACCAGGAACTTTTGGttggagggagtgtagacctggaTGGACCAGGAACCTGTGGTTGGAGGGAGTGTAGACTTGGATGGACCAGGAACCTGTGGTTGGAGGGGGGAGTGTAGACCTGGATGGACCAGGAACCTTTGGTTGGAGGGAGTGAGTGTATACCTGGATGGACCAGGAACCTGTGGTTGGAGGGGGGAGTGTAGACCTGGATGGACCAGGAACCTTTGGttggagggagtgtagacctgtatgagagagttcaggtaggaggagaTGTTTTCATTCTAGTTTAGAGTTTTCTGCAGCGATCTGACCAGTGGGGTGATCTGAGATGTTTCTGGGTGGAAACCAGACGTTCTGCTGCgctctggatcatctgcagaggtttgacctcCATGAAGGGAGGCCTCCAGTAAGGAGCTGATATTAGAGACCTGGACCAGGAGCTGCATGTTCAGACGGTAAAGGTCTGATCTTCTGATGTTCTACAGGATGAATCAACACAACCAAGCAGCAGAGGACACATGAACCCTGAAGGTTTGATGGTCATCCATCATGATGCCCAAGTTCCCGGAGGACTCTGAGGTTCTGAGTTGATTCCAGCTGGATGTTGGTTTCTTGTTGAATAGAGGGACTGGCTGGGAGGACAAGGAGCTCAGAAGGTGGCGTTTGTTCATCCAAAGCATGATGAGATCCATGTGGTGGTCCGGAGgaacgacaggaagagctgGTATCATCAGCATAGAAACGGTGGAGGAACCATGAGAGAGGATTACTGTGTTCATTGAGGAGGACCAAGCACTGACCCTGGAGGAACCCCTGTAGATAGACTGACCCTGGAGGAACCCCTGTAGATAGACTGACCCTGGAGGAACCCCTGTAGATAGACTGACCCTGGAGGAACCCATGTAGATAGACTGACCCTGGAGGAACCCCTGGAGATAAACTGACCCTGGAGGACCCCCTGCAGATAGACTGACCCTGGAGGAACCCCTGGAGATAGAATGACCCTGGAGGAACCCCTGGAGATAGAATGACCCTGGAGGAACCCCTGGAGATAGAATGACTCTGGAGGAACCCCTGGAGATAGACTGAGAACTTCAGACACTTCTACCCTCCAAGATACTCTGAAGTACCTCCTGAAAGGTAGGACTTGAATCAGTGGAGGTCTGGTCCTGAAGACATGAACCAGTGGAGGGCTGGTCCTGAAGATATGGACCAGTGGAGGGCTGGTCCTGAAGACATGGACCAGTGGAAGGCTGGTCCTGAAGACATGGACCAGTGGAAGGCTGGTCCTGAGATGTTAGACTGGGGAGGTGGAGAGGAGGATTTGGTGGTTAATAGGTCTGAAGATAGTCCAGAAGAACTCAGTGGTTCTGGTACCGATAGGAGTCCAGTCTGGTATCTGGAAGCGGATGGACACCACGCCTCCACAGTAGCTGTATTACTACAGTaatagtggtagtagtagtagtacctgGAAGCGGATAGACACTACGGCTCCATAGTAGCTATATTactacagtagtagtagtagtactagtagtagtagtagtagtagtgccTGGAAGTGGATGGACACCACGGCTCCACAGCAGCTGTATTactacagtagtagtagtagtagtagtagtagtacctgGAAGCGGATGGACACCACGGCTCCACAGTAGCTGTAttactacagtagtactacagtagtagtagtagtagtagtagtagtacctgGAAGCGGATGGACACCACAGCTCCACAGTAGCTGTATTactacagtagtagtagtagtagtagtactacagtagtagtagcagtagtaccTGGAAGCAGATGGACACCACGGCTCCATAGTAGCTGTATTactacagtagtagtagtagtagtactacagtggtagtagtagtagtacctgGAAGCGGATGGACACCACGGCTCCATAGTAGCTGTATTactacagtagtagtagtagtactacagtagtagtagtagtagtacctgGAAGCGGATGGACACCACGGCTCCACAGATCTCCTCTCCCACCATGAACTGTTCTCCCAGCATGGCCAGGATAATGTTCTCCCAGAACCTACTGGCCAGACCTTTACGCAGACGGATGATCCACTTCCCTCCGCTGCGGTTGGACTCGTCCTAGGGGAGGAGACAGTATCAGAGTACTGCTGGAACACTGTAGTACCAGCTGTAGTattactgtagtagtagtacgGGTACCTCCCACATGGGCTTGATCCCCTCCTTGAACAGGTGAAAGTCACTGTGACCACTAAGGTCTCCTGGTCTGACCAGGTGACTGTAGAACCTCCAGAACTGCTCCACctggacacacagacagacaggttagagacaAACAGGTttgagacagacacacaggttacagacagacagattacagacagatagacagacaggttacagacagacaggttatagacagacagacagacagacagattagaGACGgacaggttagagacagacaaacaggttacagacagacaggttacagacagacaggttacagacaggttacagacagacagacagacaggttacagacaggttagagacagacagacagacaggactAATTGTACTCAGATCTCCAGTGTCCTAAGGCATCAGTACTCTgcgattattgattattgatcatcCCTCCCTGTCTAACTGCAGACAGCTGTTCACCCTCAGACTCATCAGTGTTGCAGCAGCGCCCCCGACTGGTCACATTTAACCACTACAGGAGCCTCAGTGATCAGgtctgatcaataatcaatcacaCATAGAAACAACTGTTATTAAAGCTACAGACCAGTTGATGATCCGGAcacccagaaccagaaccactgACCCCAGACctgtccagaaccagaaccactgATCCCAGACctgtccagaaccagaaccactgACCCGAGACctgtccagaaccagaaccactgACCCCAGACctgtccagaaccagaaccacccCAACATGTGATCACAGTAAACACCAGTCAGCTGATAGTTTATCTGAGTTACAGATTCAGAGCAGCAGTAGGAACAAGTACTGCAATACTACACAACATAAATACTGTCGTAGAACAAGTACTGCAAAATTACATAACATAAATACCGTTGTAGAAGAAGTACTCCAATACTACAGAACATAAATACTGCATGTAATGATTTCCCCTCAAaggtcagagacagaaactgagAACCAGAGGAccagaggaggagctgaagatcAGAGAACTGCTGTAGCAGAACCTTCCACTAGGACTGGGGACGTGTGTGTATTAGTATATGTGAGTGtgtatttaatgtgtgtgtattcaatgtgtgtatttaatgtgtgtgtgtgtatttagtgtgtgtgtgtgtatagttacCGAGGCGACGGTTCCGATCTGTCGGATGTTCTGCTCGTAGCTCAGAGAGCTGGCAGGTCTGGTTGGGGTTCTTCTGCTGTACCAGAAGGTGTAGTTGTACTGGAGGGGGTGTTCTCCTGCTGCTGGACACACCGTCTGTAGTAACACACTCTGATATCATtctacacacaaaaatactcaCAAGTACTTGTAGAACAGTAGTACTGCTGATAGTATCTCAGTGATGTTCATTCTACACATTAAACTACTATAAACTATTACAAACTACTATAAAGTACTAGTACAACAGTAGTACTGCTGAACAGTCTGACCTTGCGtcggttgttgttgttgttgttgttgatgccGTCGCTGTTGTCATGGCGACAGTCCGCGTCCTCCTGGTCCTCCTCGTCTCTGGGACTGAAACACACCAGAACCCGGTCAGTTTAGGGAcccagaaccaccagaacccGGTCGGTTTACGGAcccagaaccaccagaacccGGTCGGTTTACGGACCCAGAACACACCAGAACCCGGTCGGTTTACGGATCCAGAACACACCAGAACCCAGTCGGTTTACGGACCCAGAACACCGGATCAATGAATGAGGGTCACACgttcatcaatcaatcaatcaatcaatcaatcagtaaaTGGTCCTCAGTTCTACCAGCTGGTCTTTCCTGTTGCTTTGTATTTCATCTCATTTACTGCATTAACTCAGTTTATGAATCTAATATTGCTTTTAGCGGCGTTTCCTATATTAATATCTAATTAATAGAGGTTTGACTATTGAAGGTAATTTAATCTGTGAAATATGGACATGTTTCTGCATTAATATTATAATAGTATGTAAATAAATCCTGATATTTAACCCAGGTttgatattattattaacattaaaaagtaatatgtaaataaatcctcCCATTTAAACCcagttttatattattattattattattattattattaataataataataataataataataataataataataataataataataataattattattattattattattattattattattattattataattataataataatatgtaaataaatcctcATATTGAACCCAGgtttgatattattattattattattattattattattattattatcatcattattattattgcacagAGGCAGCTTTAattcacagaaacagaaataacaTTCAGCTAAACTTCTAGTTTCACTGAACAGACAGCAGGTTAAAACTTTGTAGATGAGAAGTAACGCGGTGTTTTCCAGGTAATCAGATTACTGCAGGTCAGAGCCCCTGTTAACCGGTAACTTTATGAATAAAGTTTAAATGAATAAACGCGGAGGCtagctgctagccgttagcTGTCAGCGCCCCGGTGTGTTCCGGtggatttctgattatttcCCGCTTCACCGGGAATCTCACCGCTCCAGCTGGTCCATGTCTCCTCCGTCAGACCGGCTCCTCCGGATTCCCGCTGTTCTTCTCCGTATTTCGGGTTTTCTGGCTCTGTTTTGGTCCTTCTGTTTCCACTCCGATGCTCACCGCAGCGGCTAACGGCTAACGGCACTGCGCATGTGCAGGAGCAGCGGACGGGAGGCGAGAAGGGACAAAGCGTTTTCTTTGTTCGCACACGGTAAATATAGGGTCAGTAGTACTCAGCATACTTGAATACTATTAGTAGAATatatggtagtagtagtagctcTCTGGTTCAGTCATTTTAAGTCTGCTGCAGATTTaattaaagtgtgttttcagtatttatctGCTTCATTAATCAACCagtaaaatcagtattttctcTGAGTTTCTGCAGCTAATTTTATAATGTCGTTGATTAACATAACTGATAACTAAGAgaacaaatatttattatataatatataaaaacagaacaagcaGAAATT comes from Amphiprion ocellaris isolate individual 3 ecotype Okinawa chromosome 23, ASM2253959v1, whole genome shotgun sequence and encodes:
- the eif4e2rs1 gene encoding eukaryotic translation initiation factor 4E family member 2 related sequence 1 isoform X2 — protein: MDQLERPRDEEDQEDADCRHDNSDGINNNNNNNRRKTVCPAAGEHPLQYNYTFWYSRRTPTRPASSLSYEQNIRQIGTVASVEQFWRFYSHLVRPGDLSGHSDFHLFKEGIKPMWEDESNRSGGKWIIRLRKGLASRFWENIILAMLGEQFMVGEEICGAVVSIRFQEDILSIWNRTSNDQTTTSRIRDTLRRVLNLPANTIMEYKTHNDSLRDNSSFRNTKISL
- the eif4e2rs1 gene encoding eukaryotic translation initiation factor 4E family member 2 related sequence 1 isoform X1; the encoded protein is MDQLERPRDEEDQEDADCRHDNSDGINNNNNNNRRKTVCPAAGEHPLQYNYTFWYSRRTPTRPASSLSYEQNIRQIGTVASVEQFWRFYSHLVRPGDLSGHSDFHLFKEGIKPMWEDESNRSGGKWIIRLRKGLASRFWENIILAMLGEQFMVGEEICGAVVSIRFQGQLELQEHQDLPLRTNQDSASPQRERERERECVCVCVCVCVCVCVCVCVCVCVCVCVCVCVCHYSD